GGCAGGAATGCCGGCCAGGGCCAGGCCACCGGAGCTCCGGGTTCGCCACAAGGCACACAGGGCACTCAGATGATCATCTTCCCGGCCGTGGATATGCGTCGTGGCAAGTGCGTACGCCTGGTCCAGGGGCGGGCAGAGGCCGAAACGGTCTACTCGGAGGATCCATTGGTGGCTGCCCGCCGGTGGTGTGACCAGGGCGCCACCTGGCTTCACCTGGTTGACCTGGATGGGGCCATGGTCCAAGGCGGTCACAACCGGACCATCGCCCGGGAGATCTTTGAAGCCTTGCCCATCCCCGTGCAGTTCGGGGGCGGTGTCCGAACCCTGTCCGACATCCGGGAACTGTTGGACGCGGGAGCCACCCGGGTGATTCTGGGGACGGTCGCGGTGGAGCGGCCCGATCTGGTGGAGGAAGCCTTGACCCGGCACCC
This genomic window from Acidobacteriota bacterium contains:
- the hisA gene encoding 1-(5-phosphoribosyl)-5-[(5-phosphoribosylamino)methylideneamino]imidazole-4-carboxamide isomerase: MIIFPAVDMRRGKCVRLVQGRAEAETVYSEDPLVAARRWCDQGATWLHLVDLDGAMVQGGHNRTIAREIFEALPIPVQFGGGVRTLSDIRELLDAGATRVILGTVAVERPDLVEEALTRHPGQVIVGLDARQGRVATRGWNQLEALEALPFARDLVRRGVDRIVYTDIGKDGTLQGPNLEATGRMARESGLKVIASGGVSSLEDLSRLKRLESSGVEGVIVGKALYEGRFPLGEALSAVAG